In Aptenodytes patagonicus chromosome 6, bAptPat1.pri.cur, whole genome shotgun sequence, one genomic interval encodes:
- the SNED1 gene encoding sushi, nidogen and EGF-like domain-containing protein 1 isoform X4, whose protein sequence is MRGLAGWAVLVALGEWLWAGGVVPLADFYPFGPTQGDAATRKQDDGGSELRPLSVPFPFFGAGHTGLYVNNNGIISFLKEVSQFTPVAFPISKDRRVVAAFWADVDNRRAGDVYYRESTEQPILERASRDIMQYFPEFPGFSAQWVFIATWYRVTFFGGSSFSPVNTFQIVLITDGKLSFTIFNYESITWTTGMHASSGGDFAGLGGIAAQAGFNAGDGKRYFNIPGSRTDDIADVEMTTNVGIPGRWVFRIDDAQVQVGGCSNTTSVCLTLRPCLNGGKCIEDCITGNPSYTCSCLAGFTGKRCHVDVDECLSHPCQNGATCLNGAGSFSCRCPPGFTGTSCETEESPCESRVCQNGGRCQAANGTAACLCQPGYMGADCQTDSSSCEDRSCRNRQTCNYIRPGRYICTCSPGYYGNNCQYGGPRVPGACLSHPCQNAGSCLETEQGYVCECREGYTGQDCRDKLSEGCECRNGGNCLEGNITICQCPPGFFGLLCEFEVTTTPCNMNTQCPDSGYCMEYGGSYLCVCHTDYGTNHTMPSPCDSEPCLNGGSCEVNDDSYTCECPRGFLGKHCEKAKPRLCSMGPCRNGGTCREADGEYHCTCPYRFTGKHCEIGKPDPCASGPCQNGGTCFHYIGKYKCDCPPGYAGRHCEIVPSPCFLSPCENGATCEDLGGGYACTCPVGYIGKHCQSEVDCGVPSEVKHAQASFNSTKVGSLAEYQCELGYTLSQHNHPRVCRLPGIWSDPPECDEIDECQSQPCLNGGQCKDRIAEFLCLCEPGYTGHHCESDVDECQSEPCKNGGTCRDLLGSFACYCPEGFVGTQCETEVDACESGPCRNGGECESYGGSYLCVCPEGFFGYHCETASDPCFSSPCGSRGYCLPSNGTHSCTCKVSYTGKSCEKELLPPTSLKVERVEDTGVLISWHPPEDAAARQLIDGYAVTYVSLDGSYRRTDFVDRSRSAHQLRALASGRAYNISVFSVKRNVNNKNDISRPVMLTTRTRPRPVEGFEIMNVTASAITVQWALHRLKHSTVSRVRVSIRQPGDLADRTVELNSSVAKYTFLDLQPGERYIVHVTTLSGLGTEDHPSESLATAPFHVWTRPLPPQNLTAFRVTATSVSMAWEQPPAGAVEGYIINVTTAQSVKSRYVPNGKLVSYTVRDLLPGQRYRLSVTAVQNTEQGQVHSEPIHLYVTTLQRDGAPEGRWSQAGHPRVLRNRLPPAFLPELRLLADHDTVEELSPAPRFTELVDGRGRISARFGTALSKSITVKTQPEAPVKLENVEVSSQGSLALQLREAKSKSEGQNCSTNPCRNGGTCARDAESYHCDCRPGFKGRFCELAACKKVPHSCTRLYSETKSFPVWEGGTCHYLYRRVYKVHQDICYKENCKSTGSEKRTSRKPSNSHTLKKP, encoded by the exons gtGAACAACAACGGGATCATCTCATTCCTGAAGGAGGTCTCCCAGTTCACGCCGGTGGCCTTCCCCATCTCCAAGGACCGGCGCGTGGTGGCCGCTTTCTGGGCGGACGTGGATAACCGGCGGGCGGGTGATGTGTATTACCGGGAGAGCACTGAGCAGCCCATCTTGGAGAGAGCGAGCAGGGACATCATGCAGTATTTCCCCGAGTTCCCGGGGTTTTCCGCTCAGTGGGTCTTCATTGCCACCTGGTATCGAGTGACCTTCTTCGGGGGCAGTTCGTTTTCACCA GTAAACACTTTCCAGATCGTCCTCATCACGGACGGCAAGCTCTCCTTCACCATCTTCAACTATGAGTCCATCACCTGGACCACGGGTATGCACGCCAGCAGTGGGGGGGACTTTGCCGGGCTCGGCGGCATCGCGGCGCAG GCAGGTTTTAACGCTGGTGATGGAAAGCGCTACTTCAACATCCCCGGATCCCGCACCGATGACATCGCTGACGTGGAGATGACGACAAATGTGGGTATCCCCGGGCGCTGGGTGTTCAGAATCGATGATGCCCAGGTGCAAGTGGGGGGCTGCAGCAATACAA CCTCTGTCTGCCTGACGCTGCGGCCCTGCCTGAATGGGGGGAAGTGTATTGAGGACTGCATCACGGGGAACCCCTCCTACACCTGCTCCTGCCTGGCCGGCTTTACCGGGAAGAGGTGCCATGTTG ATGTGGATGAGTGTCTCTCCCACCCGTGTCAGAACGGAGCCACCTGCCTCAATGGTGCCGGCAGCTTCAGCTGCAGGTGCCCACCGGGCTTCACAGGCACCAGCTGTGAGACTG AAGAGTCGCCATGTGAGAGCAGGGTGTGCCAGAACGGCGGGAGGTGCCAGGCGGCGAACGGGACAGCGGCGTGCTTGTGCCAGCCGGGGTACATGGGGGCAGACTGCCAGACAG ACTCGTCTTCCTGCGAGGACCGGAGCTGCCGGAACCGGCAGACATGCAACTACATCCGTCCCGGCCGCTACATCTGCACGTGCTCCCCAGGTTATTACGGCAACAACTGCCAGTACG GTGGGCCCCGTGTGCCTGGCGCCTGCCTCTCCCACCCATGCCAGAACGCGGGCAGCTGCCTGGAGACGGAGCAGGGCTACGTCTGCGAATGCCGGGAGGGATACACTGGGCAGGACTGTCGAGACA AGCTCTCGGAGGGCTGTGAGTGTCGCAACGGGGGCAATTGTCTGGAGGGGAACATCACTATCTGCCAGTGCCCACCTGGGTTTTTTGGTCTTCTCTGTGAATTCG AAGTCACCACCACACCGTGCAACATGAACACGCAGTGCCCAGACAGCGGGTACTGCATGGAGTATGGTGGGAGCTACCTCTGTGTCTGCCACACTGACTACGGCACCAACCACA CAATGCCATCCCCCTGTGACTCGGAGCCCTGCCTGAATGGGGGCTCCTGTGAGGTTAACGATGACTCGTACACCTGCGAGTGTCCTCGAGGCTTCCTTGGCAAGCACTGCGAGAAAG CCAAGCCACGGCTCTGCAGCATGGGGCCCTGTCGCAATGGGGGCACCTGCAGGGAGGCGGATGGCGAGTACCACTGCACCTGCCCCTACCGCTTCACCGGAAAGCACTGTGAGATTG GTAAGCCAGACCCTTGCGCCTCGGGGCCCTGCCAGAATGGGGGCACCTGCTTCCACTACATCGGCAAGTACAAGTGCGACTGTCCCCCGGGCTACGCTGGCCGGCACTGTGAGATCG TGCCCTCCCCGTGCTTCCTCAGCCCCTGTGAGAATGGTGCTACCTGCGAGGACCTTGGCGGGGGCTATGCTTGCACGTGCCCTGTGGGCTACATAGGGAAGCACTGCCAGTCTG AGGTTGACTGTGGCGTCCCCAGCGAGGTTAAGCATGCCCAGGCCTCTTTCAACTCTACCAAGGTGGGCTCGCTGGCTGAATACCAGTGTGAGCTGGGCTACACCCTCAGTCAGCACAACCACCCCCGTGTCTGCCGCTTGCCAGGCATCTGGAGTGACCCCCCTGAGTGTGATG AGATCGATGAGTGccagtcccagccctgcctgaaCGGCGGCCAGTGCAAGGACCGCATCGCCGAGTTCCTGTGCCTTTGTGAGCCAGGTTACACTGGCCACCACTGCGAGTCAG ATGTCGACGAGTGTCAGTCAGAGCCCTGTAAGAACGGCGGGACCTGCCGGGACCTCCTTGGGTCCTTTGCTTGCTACTGTCCTGAGGGCTTTGTGGGGACCCAGTGTGAGACAG AAGTGGATGCCTGTGAGTCAGGCCCTTGCCGAAATGGAGGGGAGTGCGAGAGCTACGGGGGCTCCTACCTCTGCGTGTGCCCGGAGGGTTTCTTCGGCTACCACTGCGAGACAG CCAGCGACCCATGCTTCTCCAGCccctgtgggagcagaggctACTGCCTGCCCAGCAATGGCACCCACAGCTGCACCTGCAAAGTCAGCTACACAGGCAAGAGCTGCGAAAAAG AATTGCTGCCACCAACCTCATTAAAGGTGGAAAGGGTGGAGGACACTGGTGTGTTGATTTCTTGGCACCCACCTGAGGACGCAGCCGCCAGGCAACTCATTGACGGCTACGCCGTGACGTACGTATCCCTCGACGGCTCTTACCGCAGGACAGATTTTGTGGACCGAAGTCGTTCTGCCCACCAATTGCGGGCACTAGCCTCCGGCAGAGCCTacaatatttctgtcttttcagtcAAACGCAACGTGAACAACAAGAATGATATCAGCAGGCCCGTCATGCTCACCACACGCACTA GACCACGTCCGGTGGAAGGCTTTGAGATCATGAACGTGACGGCCAGCGCCATCACGGTGCAATGGGCTCTCCACCGGCTCAAGCACTCCACTGTCAGTAGGGTGCGTGTCTCCATCCGCCAGCCGGGGGACCTGGCAGACCGCACCGTGGAGCTGAACAGCAGCGTGGCCAAGTACACCTTCCT GGacctgcagccaggagagaggtACATTGTCCATGTCACGACGCTGAGCGGCCTGGGGACAGAAGACCACCCCTCAGAGAGTCTGGCCACAGCCCCCTTCCATGTGTGGACGA ggcctctccccccccaaaacctcaCCGCCTTCCGCGTCACTGCCACCTCCGTGTCCATGGCATGGGAGCAGCCGCCTGCCGGTGCTGTGGAGGGGTACATCATCAACGTTACCACCGCTCAGAGTGTGAAGAGCCGCTATGTGCCCAACGGGAAGCTTGTGTCCTACACGGTGCGGGACCTGCTCCCTGGGCAGCGGTACCGCCTGTCCGTGACGGCTGTGCAGAACACAGAGCAAGGCCAAGTGCACAGTGAGCCCATCCACCTCTATGTCACCACCT TGCAGAGGGATGGAGCTCCGGAGGGACGGTGGAGCCAAGCTGGACACCCCCGGGTCCTGCGCAACAGGCTGCCCCCAGCTTTCCTGCCTGAACTCCGCTTGCTAGCGGATCATGACACAGTTGAGGAGCTCTCGCCAGCCCCCAG GTTCACCGAGCTGGTGGATGGCAGAGGAAGGATCAGCGCCAGGTTCGGCACTGCGCTGAGCAAATCCATCACTGTGAAGACAC AGCCGGAGGCTCCAGTGAAGCTGGAGAACGTGGAGGTGTCAAGCCAGGGCAGTCTGGCACTGCAGCTGCGTGAGGCAAAGAGCAAGA GTGAGGGGCAGAACTGCTCCACAAACCCCTGCAGGAATGGAGGCACCTGCGCCAGGGATGCCGAGTCCTACCACTGTGACTGCCGCCCAGGATTCAAGGGCCGGTTCTGCGAGCTGG CAGCCTGCAAGAAGGTGCCACACTCGTGCACGCGGCTGTACTCGGAAACCAAGTCATTCCCTGTGTGGGAAGGAGGCACCTGCCACTACCT GTATAGGAGAGTCTACAAGGTACACCAGGACATCTGCTACAAGGAGAACTGCAAGAGCACCGGTTCCGAGAAGAGAACCAGCAG AAAACCAAGCAACAGTCACACACTGAAGAAGCCATAG
- the SNED1 gene encoding sushi, nidogen and EGF-like domain-containing protein 1 isoform X9: MRGLAGWAVLVALGEWLWAGGVVPLADFYPFGPTQGDAATRKQDDGGSELRPLSVPFPFFGAGHTGLYVNNNGIISFLKEVSQFTPVAFPISKDRRVVAAFWADVDNRRAGDVYYRESTEQPILERASRDIMQYFPEFPGFSAQWVFIATWYRVTFFGGSSFSPVNTFQIVLITDGKLSFTIFNYESITWTTGMHASSGGDFAGLGGIAAQAGFNAGDGKRYFNIPGSRTDDIADVEMTTNVGIPGRWVFRIDDAQVQVGGCSNTTSVCLTLRPCLNGGKCIEDCITGNPSYTCSCLAGFTGKRCHVDVDECLSHPCQNGATCLNGAGSFSCRCPPGFTGTSCETEESPCESRVCQNGGRCQAANGTAACLCQPGYMGADCQTEVNECESSPCLNGGHCVDLVDNYTCVCLEPFVGQRCETDSSSCEDRSCRNRQTCNYIRPGRYICTCSPGYYGNNCQYGGPRVPGACLSHPCQNAGSCLETEQGYVCECREGYTGQDCRDKLSEGCECRNGGNCLEGNITICQCPPGFFGLLCEFEVTTTPCNMNTQCPDSGYCMEYGGSYLCVCHTDYGTNHTMPSPCDSEPCLNGGSCEVNDDSYTCECPRGFLGKHCEKAKPRLCSMGPCRNGGTCREADGEYHCTCPYRFTGKHCEIGKPDPCASGPCQNGGTCFHYIGKYKCDCPPGYAGRHCEIVPSPCFLSPCENGATCEDLGGGYACTCPVGYIGKHCQSEVDCGVPSEVKHAQASFNSTKVGSLAEYQCELGYTLSQHNHPRVCRLPGIWSDPPECDEIDECQSQPCLNGGQCKDRIAEFLCLCEPGYTGHHCESDVDECQSEPCKNGGTCRDLLGSFACYCPEGFVGTQCETEVDACESGPCRNGGECESYGGSYLCVCPEGFFGYHCETASDPCFSSPCGSRGYCLPSNGTHSCTCKVSYTGKSCEKELLPPTSLKVERVEDTGVLISWHPPEDAAARQLIDGYAVTYVSLDGSYRRTDFVDRSRSAHQLRALASGRAYNISVFSVKRNVNNKNDISRPVMLTTRTRPRPVEGFEIMNVTASAITVQWALHRLKHSTVSRVRVSIRQPGDLADRTVELNSSVAKYTFLDLQPGERYIVHVTTLSGLGTEDHPSESLATAPFHVWTRPLPPQNLTAFRVTATSVSMAWEQPPAGAVEGYIINVTTAQSVKSRYVPNGKLVSYTVRDLLPGQRYRLSVTAVQNTEQGQVHSEPIHLYVTTLQRDGAPEGRWSQAGHPRVLRNRLPPAFLPELRLLADHDTVEELSPAPRFTELVDGRGRISARFGTALSKSITVKTQPEAPVKLENVEVSSQGSLALQLREAKSKSEGQNCSTNPCRNGGTCARDAESYHCDCRPGFKGRFCELAACKKVPHSCTRLYSETKSFPVWEGGTCHYLYRRVYKVHQDICYKENCKSTGSEKRTSRKPSNSHTLKKP; the protein is encoded by the exons gtGAACAACAACGGGATCATCTCATTCCTGAAGGAGGTCTCCCAGTTCACGCCGGTGGCCTTCCCCATCTCCAAGGACCGGCGCGTGGTGGCCGCTTTCTGGGCGGACGTGGATAACCGGCGGGCGGGTGATGTGTATTACCGGGAGAGCACTGAGCAGCCCATCTTGGAGAGAGCGAGCAGGGACATCATGCAGTATTTCCCCGAGTTCCCGGGGTTTTCCGCTCAGTGGGTCTTCATTGCCACCTGGTATCGAGTGACCTTCTTCGGGGGCAGTTCGTTTTCACCA GTAAACACTTTCCAGATCGTCCTCATCACGGACGGCAAGCTCTCCTTCACCATCTTCAACTATGAGTCCATCACCTGGACCACGGGTATGCACGCCAGCAGTGGGGGGGACTTTGCCGGGCTCGGCGGCATCGCGGCGCAG GCAGGTTTTAACGCTGGTGATGGAAAGCGCTACTTCAACATCCCCGGATCCCGCACCGATGACATCGCTGACGTGGAGATGACGACAAATGTGGGTATCCCCGGGCGCTGGGTGTTCAGAATCGATGATGCCCAGGTGCAAGTGGGGGGCTGCAGCAATACAA CCTCTGTCTGCCTGACGCTGCGGCCCTGCCTGAATGGGGGGAAGTGTATTGAGGACTGCATCACGGGGAACCCCTCCTACACCTGCTCCTGCCTGGCCGGCTTTACCGGGAAGAGGTGCCATGTTG ATGTGGATGAGTGTCTCTCCCACCCGTGTCAGAACGGAGCCACCTGCCTCAATGGTGCCGGCAGCTTCAGCTGCAGGTGCCCACCGGGCTTCACAGGCACCAGCTGTGAGACTG AAGAGTCGCCATGTGAGAGCAGGGTGTGCCAGAACGGCGGGAGGTGCCAGGCGGCGAACGGGACAGCGGCGTGCTTGTGCCAGCCGGGGTACATGGGGGCAGACTGCCAGACAG AGGTGAATGAGTGTGAGTCCAGCCCATGCCTGAACGGCGGGCACTGCGTTGACCTGGTTGATAACTACACCTGTGTGTGCCTGGAGCCCTTTGTTGGACAGCGCTGCGAGAcag ACTCGTCTTCCTGCGAGGACCGGAGCTGCCGGAACCGGCAGACATGCAACTACATCCGTCCCGGCCGCTACATCTGCACGTGCTCCCCAGGTTATTACGGCAACAACTGCCAGTACG GTGGGCCCCGTGTGCCTGGCGCCTGCCTCTCCCACCCATGCCAGAACGCGGGCAGCTGCCTGGAGACGGAGCAGGGCTACGTCTGCGAATGCCGGGAGGGATACACTGGGCAGGACTGTCGAGACA AGCTCTCGGAGGGCTGTGAGTGTCGCAACGGGGGCAATTGTCTGGAGGGGAACATCACTATCTGCCAGTGCCCACCTGGGTTTTTTGGTCTTCTCTGTGAATTCG AAGTCACCACCACACCGTGCAACATGAACACGCAGTGCCCAGACAGCGGGTACTGCATGGAGTATGGTGGGAGCTACCTCTGTGTCTGCCACACTGACTACGGCACCAACCACA CAATGCCATCCCCCTGTGACTCGGAGCCCTGCCTGAATGGGGGCTCCTGTGAGGTTAACGATGACTCGTACACCTGCGAGTGTCCTCGAGGCTTCCTTGGCAAGCACTGCGAGAAAG CCAAGCCACGGCTCTGCAGCATGGGGCCCTGTCGCAATGGGGGCACCTGCAGGGAGGCGGATGGCGAGTACCACTGCACCTGCCCCTACCGCTTCACCGGAAAGCACTGTGAGATTG GTAAGCCAGACCCTTGCGCCTCGGGGCCCTGCCAGAATGGGGGCACCTGCTTCCACTACATCGGCAAGTACAAGTGCGACTGTCCCCCGGGCTACGCTGGCCGGCACTGTGAGATCG TGCCCTCCCCGTGCTTCCTCAGCCCCTGTGAGAATGGTGCTACCTGCGAGGACCTTGGCGGGGGCTATGCTTGCACGTGCCCTGTGGGCTACATAGGGAAGCACTGCCAGTCTG AGGTTGACTGTGGCGTCCCCAGCGAGGTTAAGCATGCCCAGGCCTCTTTCAACTCTACCAAGGTGGGCTCGCTGGCTGAATACCAGTGTGAGCTGGGCTACACCCTCAGTCAGCACAACCACCCCCGTGTCTGCCGCTTGCCAGGCATCTGGAGTGACCCCCCTGAGTGTGATG AGATCGATGAGTGccagtcccagccctgcctgaaCGGCGGCCAGTGCAAGGACCGCATCGCCGAGTTCCTGTGCCTTTGTGAGCCAGGTTACACTGGCCACCACTGCGAGTCAG ATGTCGACGAGTGTCAGTCAGAGCCCTGTAAGAACGGCGGGACCTGCCGGGACCTCCTTGGGTCCTTTGCTTGCTACTGTCCTGAGGGCTTTGTGGGGACCCAGTGTGAGACAG AAGTGGATGCCTGTGAGTCAGGCCCTTGCCGAAATGGAGGGGAGTGCGAGAGCTACGGGGGCTCCTACCTCTGCGTGTGCCCGGAGGGTTTCTTCGGCTACCACTGCGAGACAG CCAGCGACCCATGCTTCTCCAGCccctgtgggagcagaggctACTGCCTGCCCAGCAATGGCACCCACAGCTGCACCTGCAAAGTCAGCTACACAGGCAAGAGCTGCGAAAAAG AATTGCTGCCACCAACCTCATTAAAGGTGGAAAGGGTGGAGGACACTGGTGTGTTGATTTCTTGGCACCCACCTGAGGACGCAGCCGCCAGGCAACTCATTGACGGCTACGCCGTGACGTACGTATCCCTCGACGGCTCTTACCGCAGGACAGATTTTGTGGACCGAAGTCGTTCTGCCCACCAATTGCGGGCACTAGCCTCCGGCAGAGCCTacaatatttctgtcttttcagtcAAACGCAACGTGAACAACAAGAATGATATCAGCAGGCCCGTCATGCTCACCACACGCACTA GACCACGTCCGGTGGAAGGCTTTGAGATCATGAACGTGACGGCCAGCGCCATCACGGTGCAATGGGCTCTCCACCGGCTCAAGCACTCCACTGTCAGTAGGGTGCGTGTCTCCATCCGCCAGCCGGGGGACCTGGCAGACCGCACCGTGGAGCTGAACAGCAGCGTGGCCAAGTACACCTTCCT GGacctgcagccaggagagaggtACATTGTCCATGTCACGACGCTGAGCGGCCTGGGGACAGAAGACCACCCCTCAGAGAGTCTGGCCACAGCCCCCTTCCATGTGTGGACGA ggcctctccccccccaaaacctcaCCGCCTTCCGCGTCACTGCCACCTCCGTGTCCATGGCATGGGAGCAGCCGCCTGCCGGTGCTGTGGAGGGGTACATCATCAACGTTACCACCGCTCAGAGTGTGAAGAGCCGCTATGTGCCCAACGGGAAGCTTGTGTCCTACACGGTGCGGGACCTGCTCCCTGGGCAGCGGTACCGCCTGTCCGTGACGGCTGTGCAGAACACAGAGCAAGGCCAAGTGCACAGTGAGCCCATCCACCTCTATGTCACCACCT TGCAGAGGGATGGAGCTCCGGAGGGACGGTGGAGCCAAGCTGGACACCCCCGGGTCCTGCGCAACAGGCTGCCCCCAGCTTTCCTGCCTGAACTCCGCTTGCTAGCGGATCATGACACAGTTGAGGAGCTCTCGCCAGCCCCCAG GTTCACCGAGCTGGTGGATGGCAGAGGAAGGATCAGCGCCAGGTTCGGCACTGCGCTGAGCAAATCCATCACTGTGAAGACAC AGCCGGAGGCTCCAGTGAAGCTGGAGAACGTGGAGGTGTCAAGCCAGGGCAGTCTGGCACTGCAGCTGCGTGAGGCAAAGAGCAAGA GTGAGGGGCAGAACTGCTCCACAAACCCCTGCAGGAATGGAGGCACCTGCGCCAGGGATGCCGAGTCCTACCACTGTGACTGCCGCCCAGGATTCAAGGGCCGGTTCTGCGAGCTGG CAGCCTGCAAGAAGGTGCCACACTCGTGCACGCGGCTGTACTCGGAAACCAAGTCATTCCCTGTGTGGGAAGGAGGCACCTGCCACTACCT GTATAGGAGAGTCTACAAGGTACACCAGGACATCTGCTACAAGGAGAACTGCAAGAGCACCGGTTCCGAGAAGAGAACCAGCAG AAAACCAAGCAACAGTCACACACTGAAGAAGCCATAG